In Carnobacterium sp. CP1, the following are encoded in one genomic region:
- the yfmF gene encoding EF-P 5-aminopentanol modification-associated protein YfmF, which produces MSIQLAEGVQLHVLPTKKYKTVQMVVKLRTPLDKKSITKRALLSSLLETNSEKYPTQTALRSELSNLYGASFGTSISKKGTSHILSIGLNVVNEKYLTMGDSVLKEAIAFLKEIIFKPNATDGHFDEETFRREKENLNDYYDSIADDKQTYASLELQHLFFDDEGQQTPSIGTKEDLIEITAVDLYHYYQKALKEDQVDIYVLGDVEKEQIEEQFKLFPFEARNIAKQEAFYATETFEKVVSKIEEQDITQAKFNLGYATNIFYHQKNYYAGQVFNGLFGGFPHSKLFMNVREKESLAYYASSSLDTFRGMMSVQTGIESKKVDQVKEIITMQLKEMQAGNFTDEALNQTKEMLKNQLLQSEDHSGAIIERMYANQMAIGKVINLEEWIADIEAVTTEQVIEVANQVKLKATFFLSGEVN; this is translated from the coding sequence ATGTCAATCCAATTAGCCGAAGGCGTTCAATTACATGTTTTGCCAACTAAAAAATACAAAACCGTACAAATGGTCGTGAAATTACGCACGCCTCTAGACAAAAAAAGTATTACAAAAAGAGCCTTGCTCTCAAGTTTGCTGGAGACCAATAGTGAAAAATACCCAACACAGACAGCTTTAAGAAGCGAATTGTCTAATCTTTATGGAGCTAGTTTCGGCACCTCTATCAGTAAAAAAGGGACGTCCCATATTTTATCGATAGGGTTGAATGTAGTAAACGAGAAGTATTTAACGATGGGAGATTCTGTTTTAAAGGAAGCCATTGCGTTTTTAAAAGAAATTATTTTTAAACCGAATGCGACAGATGGGCATTTTGACGAAGAAACGTTTAGACGAGAAAAAGAAAATTTGAACGATTATTATGATTCAATTGCAGATGACAAACAAACTTATGCCAGTTTAGAGTTGCAACACTTATTTTTTGACGATGAGGGGCAACAGACACCTAGTATCGGAACAAAAGAAGATCTAATTGAGATTACTGCTGTTGATTTATATCATTATTATCAAAAAGCCTTAAAAGAAGATCAAGTGGATATTTATGTTTTAGGTGATGTTGAAAAAGAACAAATAGAAGAGCAATTCAAACTGTTTCCATTTGAAGCTAGAAACATAGCGAAACAAGAGGCTTTTTATGCAACGGAGACATTCGAAAAAGTGGTTTCTAAAATAGAAGAACAAGATATCACACAAGCTAAATTTAATTTAGGTTATGCAACGAATATCTTTTACCATCAAAAAAATTATTACGCAGGACAAGTTTTTAATGGTCTTTTTGGCGGGTTTCCTCATTCTAAGTTATTTATGAACGTTCGCGAAAAAGAAAGTTTGGCTTACTATGCATCTAGTTCTCTAGATACGTTTAGAGGCATGATGAGTGTTCAAACAGGTATTGAAAGTAAAAAGGTTGACCAAGTAAAAGAAATCATTACCATGCAGTTAAAAGAAATGCAAGCGGGTAATTTTACAGATGAAGCGTTAAATCAAACTAAAGAAATGCTGAAAAATCAATTATTGCAATCAGAAGATCATTCGGGAGCCATTATTGAGCGAATGTATGCAAATCAAATGGCCATAGGAAAAGTTATTAATTTAGAAGAGTGGATAGCCGATATTGAAGCAGTGACAACGGAACAAGTTATCGAAGTTGCTAATCAAGTGAAATTAAAAGCGACATTCTTCTTATCTGGGGAGGTTAACTAA
- the yfmH gene encoding EF-P 5-aminopentanol modification-associated protein YfmH → MEKKVYKQLNETLYTETLENGLSVTLLPKNEFHKTYGLFTTKYGSIDNQFVPLGESEMTKVPDGIAHFLEHKMFEKETGDIFHVFGKQGASANAFTSFTRTSYLFSSTSHVLKNMETLLDFVQEPYFTEETVNKEKGIIAQEIQMYEDEPDWRLFFGILGNLYPKHPLHIDIAGTVDSIMDITADLLMESYQTFYHPSNMNLFVVGKMDPAEMMDWIRENQAKKEFPAATEIKRHFPEETVADIVPFASITMPVNRAKSIVGVKGIGPAPEGKAALAYKTTMDLLLTLLFGPTSANYLKLYDSGIIDDSFSYDFSLDRTFHFVDIGGDAKDAEAFSTVVKEILLTAKESPELTEENLTLVKKRMIGQVLQSLNSLEYIANQYSQQAYGDATLFDLVPIIETITLDQLKSLAECFMQEAHMSVFHILPKGADEA, encoded by the coding sequence ATGGAGAAAAAAGTTTATAAACAACTAAATGAAACGCTTTACACTGAAACCTTGGAAAATGGCTTATCGGTCACTTTATTACCAAAAAATGAATTTCATAAAACATACGGTTTATTTACGACAAAATATGGTTCGATCGATAATCAATTTGTCCCACTCGGCGAAAGCGAAATGACTAAAGTGCCGGATGGCATCGCGCATTTTTTAGAACATAAGATGTTTGAAAAAGAAACAGGCGATATTTTTCATGTATTTGGAAAGCAAGGGGCTTCGGCTAATGCTTTCACTAGCTTTACACGGACAAGTTATCTCTTTTCCAGCACTAGCCACGTTTTAAAAAATATGGAAACTCTTTTAGATTTTGTTCAAGAACCTTACTTTACCGAAGAAACCGTTAATAAAGAAAAAGGGATCATTGCTCAAGAAATTCAAATGTATGAAGATGAACCCGATTGGCGTTTGTTCTTTGGTATTTTGGGCAACCTTTATCCAAAGCATCCACTGCACATTGATATTGCAGGAACAGTCGACAGCATTATGGATATTACAGCAGACTTATTGATGGAAAGTTATCAAACGTTTTATCATCCTAGCAACATGAATTTGTTTGTTGTAGGAAAAATGGATCCAGCAGAAATGATGGATTGGATTCGAGAAAATCAGGCTAAAAAAGAATTTCCTGCAGCGACTGAAATCAAGCGTCATTTTCCAGAAGAAACTGTTGCAGATATTGTACCTTTTGCTTCTATCACCATGCCTGTGAACCGTGCTAAAAGCATAGTAGGCGTTAAAGGAATTGGGCCGGCTCCGGAAGGAAAAGCGGCTTTGGCATACAAAACAACTATGGATCTCTTGCTAACGTTGTTATTCGGACCGACTTCAGCTAATTATTTGAAGCTTTATGATAGTGGAATTATCGATGACAGTTTTTCATACGATTTTAGTTTAGACCGTACATTCCATTTTGTCGATATTGGGGGCGATGCAAAGGACGCAGAAGCTTTCAGTACCGTAGTGAAAGAAATACTATTAACAGCCAAAGAAAGTCCAGAACTAACGGAAGAAAATCTAACCTTAGTGAAAAAACGGATGATTGGACAAGTTTTGCAATCGTTAAATTCTTTAGAATACATTGCCAATCAATACAGTCAACAAGCTTATGGCGATGCAACGTTATTTGATTTGGTTCCTATTATTGAAACTATAACGCTTGATCAATTGAAATCATTAGCAGAATGCTTTATGCAAGAAGCTCATATGAGTGTCTTTCATATTTTGCCTAAAGGAGCCGATGAAGCGTGA
- the ymfI gene encoding elongation factor P 5-aminopentanone reductase, which yields MKAALIMGASGDIGKGIAEELAGNGWSLYLHYHSDKESVEQQLQTYRFAYPKQDFFGIHLDMTDETGIAVFTENIFQLDAIIFASGFTTFQLLTEVTSATMDQMWTVHVKTPILLAQRLQTKLSYSGNGRIVFISSVYGEAGSPMEVLYSTTKGAQLAFVKAYSKEIASLGITVNAISPGAIATKMNATFSLEEVAELEAEIPVGRMGTISEISFWAHQLLDPRSAYLTGQSIVVSGGWLR from the coding sequence GTGAAAGCAGCTTTGATCATGGGAGCAAGCGGCGACATTGGTAAAGGAATTGCTGAAGAATTAGCCGGAAATGGCTGGTCATTGTATCTGCATTACCATTCCGATAAAGAAAGTGTAGAGCAGCAACTGCAAACGTACCGTTTCGCTTATCCCAAACAAGATTTTTTTGGTATTCATCTAGATATGACGGATGAGACTGGAATTGCTGTGTTCACCGAAAACATTTTTCAGTTGGATGCAATTATTTTTGCTAGCGGGTTTACAACCTTTCAGCTGCTAACGGAGGTTACTTCGGCTACAATGGATCAAATGTGGACCGTTCATGTGAAAACACCTATTTTATTGGCCCAGCGATTGCAGACTAAGTTGTCCTATTCAGGTAACGGCCGTATCGTTTTTATTAGTTCTGTTTACGGAGAGGCCGGAAGCCCGATGGAGGTGCTGTACAGTACGACAAAAGGGGCACAGTTAGCTTTTGTTAAAGCTTACAGTAAAGAAATAGCCAGCCTTGGAATTACGGTCAATGCAATTTCTCCCGGAGCTATTGCAACTAAAATGAATGCAACTTTCAGTCTAGAAGAAGTAGCGGAACTGGAAGCAGAAATCCCTGTTGGTCGGATGGGAACCATTTCGGAAATCAGTTTTTGGGCCCATCAATTATTGGATCCAAGAAGTGCTTACTTGACTGGACAATCGATTGTAGTGAGCGGCGGCTGGTTAAGATAA
- a CDS encoding helix-turn-helix domain-containing protein, whose amino-acid sequence MNEIGEKLQEARKAKGYTLDDLQQMTKIQKRYLIAIEEGNYNVMPGKFYARAFIKQYADTVGLNGDQLLEEYTDIVPHTHDEEYVEKVSSSQTRSGNKTGNELLGKVQDYLPTLVILLVVVVIAAAIYFAFIKTNQSSQESLITKNSESVVVSSAVSNSNDAKDSSTEDSATSESEKEETKQVVSVLSSTGSQTTYSVTGTTAENTVSLSAEGGESWVSVEADGTMIDQALLTDGDVLDAAIPADTKTVNIVVGNASVTGVKLNDENVDYAPEAANAVTQKIEFQFEETE is encoded by the coding sequence ATGAATGAAATCGGTGAAAAGTTACAAGAGGCTAGAAAAGCCAAAGGGTATACTTTGGATGATTTACAACAGATGACTAAAATACAAAAACGTTATTTGATTGCAATTGAAGAGGGCAATTATAATGTTATGCCAGGAAAATTTTATGCACGTGCTTTTATCAAACAATATGCGGATACAGTTGGATTAAATGGGGATCAGTTATTAGAAGAGTACACTGATATCGTGCCTCATACACACGATGAAGAGTATGTTGAAAAAGTATCCAGCAGCCAAACACGTTCTGGAAATAAAACAGGGAACGAATTACTCGGAAAAGTTCAAGATTATTTGCCGACTTTGGTTATTCTGTTGGTCGTTGTGGTTATTGCTGCAGCTATTTATTTCGCTTTTATTAAAACCAATCAATCTTCTCAAGAAAGTTTGATAACGAAAAACTCAGAAAGCGTAGTCGTTTCAAGCGCTGTTTCTAATTCGAACGATGCAAAAGATTCCTCAACTGAAGACTCTGCTACATCAGAATCAGAAAAAGAAGAAACGAAACAGGTTGTTTCTGTCCTGTCATCAACCGGTTCTCAAACAACCTATTCTGTAACAGGAACTACTGCAGAAAACACTGTTTCATTATCTGCTGAAGGCGGCGAAAGCTGGGTTAGTGTTGAAGCGGACGGAACGATGATCGATCAAGCGTTATTGACAGATGGCGATGTCTTGGATGCTGCTATTCCAGCTGATACAAAAACGGTTAACATCGTCGTGGGGAATGCATCTGTAACGGGTGTTAAATTAAATGATGAAAACGTAGATTATGCGCCTGAAGCAGCTAACGCCGTGACCCAAAAAATTGAGTTTCAATTTGAAGAAACAGAATAA
- the pgsA gene encoding CDP-diacylglycerol--glycerol-3-phosphate 3-phosphatidyltransferase produces the protein MNLPNKLTVVRIIMIPVFVIISLVPLDWGVWHVWGSTIEITQLSAAIIFALASLTDWLDGKIARSRGLVTNFGKFADPLADKMLVMTALIVLVGQGLAPSWVVAIIVCRELAVTGLRLLLVEQGGTVLAAAWPGKIKTATQMIAIILLQIDNLPFAALGIPMASIMLYICLFFTIYSGIDYFIKNSAVFKGSM, from the coding sequence TTGAATTTACCTAATAAACTTACGGTTGTTCGGATTATTATGATACCTGTATTTGTTATTATTTCCTTAGTTCCTTTGGATTGGGGTGTTTGGCATGTGTGGGGTTCAACCATTGAAATCACCCAACTGAGTGCTGCAATTATTTTTGCTTTAGCTAGTTTAACCGATTGGTTAGATGGAAAGATTGCCCGTTCTAGAGGATTGGTAACTAATTTTGGAAAGTTTGCTGACCCTTTAGCCGATAAAATGTTGGTTATGACAGCTTTGATTGTTTTAGTTGGACAAGGACTTGCTCCTTCATGGGTAGTAGCTATTATCGTCTGCCGCGAACTAGCTGTGACAGGTTTACGTTTATTGTTAGTAGAACAAGGTGGAACGGTGTTAGCAGCAGCATGGCCTGGAAAAATAAAAACGGCAACACAAATGATTGCGATCATTTTGTTGCAGATCGACAATTTACCATTTGCAGCTTTAGGGATTCCAATGGCTAGCATCATGCTGTACATCTGTCTGTTTTTCACTATTTATTCGGGAATCGATTATTTTATTAAAAACAGTGCAGTATTTAAAGGATCTATGTAA
- a CDS encoding competence/damage-inducible protein A, producing MNAEIIAVGTELLLGQIVNTNAAFLSQQLATLGIDVYHQVVVGDNPTRLKEVIKIAEQRSDLLILTGGLGPTKDDLTKQVLAEHLNKELVLDSETMANITDYHKKMNRTMTENNRMQALVIEGAMVLKNPNGLAAGMFIKHNEQTYLLFPGPPHELKAMFVQEAKPILLSYADKEDVLMSRVMRFFGIGESRLVTLLDDLIETQTNPTLASYAGVNEVSVRLTANGRTETDCQKLLDDLEGKIQDRVGDYLYGYGEETRLVEVVGELIKKQQLTLTAAESLTGGAFQSMLTTTAGVSEYFEGGVVTYSNRIKEDILGVSKETIEQYGVVSAHCAIEMAQCVKNQFGTDIGVSFTGVAGPAELEGQKSGTVWIGYAFKDTVSYAKCFHFGKGRNSNREQAVLSALDMIRRELLGKPIEGKTYLKD from the coding sequence ATGAACGCTGAAATTATTGCTGTTGGAACGGAATTATTATTGGGACAGATCGTCAATACGAATGCTGCTTTTTTATCGCAACAACTCGCAACGTTAGGAATTGATGTGTACCACCAAGTTGTTGTAGGAGATAATCCGACCCGATTAAAAGAAGTGATCAAAATAGCAGAACAAAGAAGCGATTTGCTAATTTTAACGGGTGGCTTAGGTCCTACTAAAGATGATTTGACTAAGCAAGTGCTGGCAGAACATTTAAACAAAGAGTTGGTTTTGGATTCAGAGACTATGGCTAACATCACTGATTATCATAAAAAAATGAATCGGACAATGACGGAAAACAACCGGATGCAAGCACTGGTAATAGAAGGTGCAATGGTTTTGAAAAATCCGAATGGTTTAGCTGCTGGGATGTTTATCAAGCACAATGAGCAGACTTATTTACTATTTCCTGGTCCCCCGCATGAATTGAAAGCCATGTTTGTTCAAGAAGCAAAACCAATACTGCTAAGTTATGCTGATAAAGAAGATGTTTTAATGTCAAGAGTAATGCGTTTTTTTGGTATCGGAGAATCGCGTTTAGTTACTTTATTAGATGATTTGATCGAAACCCAAACCAATCCCACACTCGCTTCTTATGCGGGAGTCAATGAAGTGAGCGTGCGTTTGACGGCCAATGGAAGGACTGAGACGGATTGTCAAAAACTATTGGATGACTTAGAGGGAAAGATCCAAGACCGTGTAGGAGACTATTTATATGGGTATGGGGAAGAGACGCGCTTGGTCGAAGTAGTTGGTGAGCTGATCAAAAAACAACAATTGACTCTAACAGCTGCAGAGAGCCTGACAGGTGGAGCTTTTCAAAGTATGTTGACAACGACGGCTGGCGTTTCTGAATACTTTGAAGGGGGAGTAGTGACATATAGCAATCGTATAAAAGAAGACATCCTCGGTGTATCAAAAGAGACCATTGAACAATATGGGGTAGTCAGTGCACACTGCGCCATTGAAATGGCACAATGTGTTAAGAATCAATTTGGAACAGATATCGGTGTCTCCTTTACCGGTGTTGCAGGTCCTGCAGAATTAGAAGGACAAAAATCAGGAACGGTTTGGATTGGCTATGCTTTTAAAGATACCGTTTCTTATGCTAAATGCTTCCATTTTGGAAAAGGGCGCAACAGCAATCGCGAACAAGCAGTCTTATCGGCTCTGGATATGATCCGACGAGAATTGTTAGGGAAACCTATTGAGGGAAAAACTTATCTAAAAGATTAA
- the recA gene encoding recombinase RecA → MAEDRKQALDAALKKIEKNFGKGSVMKLGEKIDTRISTVPSGSLALDVALGVGGFPRGRIIEVYGPESSGKTTVALHAVAEVQKQGGIAAFIDAENALDPKYAAALGVDIDELLLSQPDTGEQGLEIADALVSSGAVDIVVIDSVAALVPRAEIEGEMGDSHVGLQARLMSQALRKLSGSINKTKTIALFINQIREKVGVMFGNPEITPGGRALKFYATVRLEVRRAEQIKQGTDIMGNRTKIKVVKNKVAPPFRVAEVDIMYGEGISQVGELVDMGSEKDIIDKSGAWYSYEGERIGQGRENAKKYFIDHPELRAEIEEKVRAAYGIGDAPAEPVESAKPEEIKEAKATVKKKIAPEEI, encoded by the coding sequence ATGGCAGAAGACCGTAAACAAGCATTAGATGCAGCATTGAAAAAGATTGAAAAAAACTTTGGTAAAGGTTCCGTAATGAAACTAGGGGAAAAAATCGATACCCGTATTTCTACTGTTCCAAGTGGCTCTTTAGCACTGGATGTTGCATTAGGAGTGGGCGGTTTCCCAAGAGGCCGAATCATTGAAGTTTATGGACCAGAAAGTTCTGGTAAAACTACAGTAGCACTGCACGCTGTGGCAGAAGTTCAAAAACAAGGCGGAATTGCCGCTTTTATTGATGCAGAAAATGCTCTAGATCCTAAATATGCTGCGGCATTAGGAGTAGACATTGATGAATTGCTTTTATCACAACCCGATACCGGTGAACAAGGACTAGAAATTGCTGATGCATTAGTATCAAGTGGAGCAGTTGACATCGTTGTAATTGACTCAGTAGCTGCTTTAGTACCGCGTGCAGAAATTGAAGGCGAAATGGGGGACAGTCATGTAGGGCTGCAAGCTCGTTTGATGTCTCAAGCTTTGCGTAAATTATCCGGTTCAATCAATAAAACAAAAACCATTGCGCTATTCATCAACCAAATTCGTGAAAAAGTTGGTGTGATGTTTGGTAACCCGGAAATTACTCCTGGTGGACGTGCTCTAAAATTCTATGCAACAGTTCGTTTAGAAGTAAGACGTGCAGAACAAATTAAACAAGGCACGGATATTATGGGAAACCGTACAAAAATCAAGGTCGTAAAAAACAAAGTAGCGCCGCCTTTCAGAGTGGCTGAAGTGGATATTATGTACGGAGAAGGGATTTCACAAGTCGGCGAGTTAGTAGATATGGGGTCAGAAAAAGACATCATTGATAAGTCGGGTGCTTGGTATTCTTATGAAGGCGAACGTATTGGTCAAGGACGCGAAAATGCTAAAAAATACTTTATAGACCATCCTGAATTACGAGCTGAAATCGAAGAAAAAGTTCGAGCAGCTTATGGTATTGGAGATGCACCAGCAGAGCCTGTTGAATCTGCTAAACCAGAAGAAATAAAAGAAGCAAAAGCAACTGTTAAAAAGAAAATTGCACCAGAAGAGATATAA
- the rny gene encoding ribonuclease Y, whose translation MNFISIAFAIVTLVVGLFVGYAIRKSTHEKELAGARNTATGILDEAQREAETMKKEAMLEAKDENYKYRTEIETELKERRNEVLRQENRLVQREDNIDRKNDGLEKREQLLEAKEEKLSSRQQLVDDLEKKAKELVEQQETELERVAALSREDAKHIIIQETEDDLSHEFAVMVKHSEEKAKEEGDRRARNLIALAIQRCAADQVSESTVSVVTLPNDEMKGRIIGREGRNIRALETLTGIDLIIDDTPEAVILSGFDPIRREIARMTLEKLIQDGRIHPARIEEMVEKSRKEMDERIREIGEQATFEVGVHSIHPDIIKILGRLRFRTSYGQNVLQHSIEVAKLAGVLAAELGEDVTLAKRAGLLHDIGKALDHEVEGSHVEIGAEIAMRYKENSTVINAIASHHGDIEATSVISVLVAAADALSAARPGARSESLENYIHRLEKLESISNGFEGVEQSYAIQAGREIRIMVKPDKVDDLEAVSLARNVRNLIEDELDYPGHIKVTVIRETRAIEYAK comes from the coding sequence ATGAATTTTATCAGTATAGCCTTCGCTATCGTTACTTTAGTTGTCGGTCTTTTTGTAGGATATGCTATCCGCAAATCAACCCATGAAAAAGAACTGGCTGGTGCTAGAAACACTGCAACTGGAATATTGGATGAAGCACAAAGAGAAGCAGAAACCATGAAAAAGGAAGCGATGTTAGAAGCGAAGGATGAAAACTACAAATACCGAACTGAAATTGAAACTGAGCTGAAAGAGCGAAGAAATGAGGTTCTAAGACAAGAAAATCGTTTGGTACAACGGGAAGATAACATCGACCGTAAAAATGATGGCTTAGAAAAGCGTGAACAACTGCTTGAAGCAAAAGAAGAGAAATTAAGTTCAAGACAACAACTAGTGGACGATTTGGAGAAGAAAGCGAAAGAATTGGTTGAGCAACAAGAAACCGAACTAGAACGTGTAGCTGCACTTTCAAGAGAAGATGCGAAACACATTATTATTCAAGAAACAGAAGATGACCTGTCACACGAATTTGCGGTAATGGTCAAACATTCAGAAGAAAAAGCTAAAGAAGAAGGCGATCGCCGTGCGCGTAACTTGATCGCTTTGGCCATTCAACGGTGTGCTGCAGATCAAGTATCCGAATCAACAGTTTCCGTGGTTACCTTACCAAATGATGAAATGAAAGGCCGCATCATTGGACGAGAAGGACGGAATATCCGAGCTTTGGAAACATTGACCGGTATTGATTTGATTATCGATGATACGCCAGAAGCGGTTATTTTAAGCGGCTTTGATCCGATTCGTCGTGAGATTGCTCGTATGACGCTTGAAAAATTGATTCAAGACGGCAGAATTCATCCGGCCCGAATTGAAGAAATGGTTGAAAAATCACGTAAAGAAATGGATGAACGTATTAGAGAAATTGGAGAACAAGCGACCTTTGAAGTGGGAGTCCATTCCATTCATCCAGATATTATCAAGATATTAGGACGCTTGCGTTTCAGAACAAGCTATGGGCAAAATGTTTTGCAGCATTCGATTGAAGTTGCAAAATTAGCGGGCGTATTAGCTGCTGAATTAGGCGAAGATGTGACTTTGGCTAAACGTGCAGGCTTGTTGCATGATATTGGTAAAGCTTTAGATCATGAAGTTGAAGGTTCACATGTAGAGATTGGCGCAGAAATCGCAATGCGCTATAAAGAAAACTCAACTGTGATCAACGCTATTGCTTCTCATCATGGCGATATTGAAGCCACATCTGTGATTTCTGTTTTAGTCGCTGCTGCGGATGCTTTATCTGCTGCTAGACCAGGAGCAAGAAGCGAATCGCTTGAGAATTACATTCATCGTTTAGAAAAATTAGAAAGTATTTCTAATGGTTTTGAAGGAGTAGAACAAAGTTACGCCATACAAGCCGGACGCGAAATCAGAATTATGGTTAAACCAGATAAAGTTGATGATTTGGAAGCTGTAAGTTTGGCGCGTAATGTCCGCAATCTGATTGAAGATGAGTTAGATTATCCAGGACATATCAAAGTAACGGTTATTCGTGAAACACGAGCGATCGAGTACGCAAAATAA
- a CDS encoding TIGR00282 family metallophosphoesterase has product MRLLFIGDVVGSMGREMVHDHLAKLKQKYKPQVTILNGENAAAGRGITEKIYKGFLQDGVDIVTMGNHTWDNREIFEFIEDAKKMIRPANFPEGTPGKGIAYIKVNQLELAVINLHGRVFMSDVDDPFRKADELVEEAGQRTPLIFVDFHAETTSEKQAMGWYLDGRVSAVVGTHTHVQTNDARILPAGTAYLTDAGMTGPYDEVLGMNRDAVIKRFLTQMPTRFEVPKEGRKILSGCFIELDDTTGAAKKIEPIVINDDRPFGGDF; this is encoded by the coding sequence ATGAGATTATTATTTATTGGAGATGTCGTAGGTTCGATGGGCCGGGAAATGGTACACGATCATTTAGCAAAGTTAAAGCAAAAGTACAAACCTCAAGTCACCATTTTAAACGGCGAAAATGCAGCAGCAGGACGCGGAATTACCGAGAAAATTTATAAAGGTTTTTTACAAGATGGCGTAGATATTGTAACCATGGGAAACCATACTTGGGACAATCGAGAAATTTTCGAATTTATTGAAGATGCAAAAAAAATGATTCGACCGGCTAACTTTCCTGAAGGTACGCCTGGGAAAGGCATTGCTTATATTAAAGTGAATCAATTGGAATTGGCTGTTATCAATCTACATGGACGAGTGTTTATGTCAGATGTTGATGATCCTTTCCGAAAAGCAGATGAACTTGTTGAAGAAGCTGGTCAACGCACACCTTTGATTTTTGTTGACTTCCATGCTGAAACAACCAGTGAAAAACAAGCGATGGGCTGGTATCTTGATGGTCGCGTATCGGCTGTTGTTGGCACTCATACTCATGTTCAAACGAATGATGCGCGCATTCTACCTGCAGGCACAGCTTATTTGACCGATGCAGGTATGACAGGACCGTACGATGAAGTTTTGGGTATGAACCGTGATGCAGTAATAAAACGCTTTTTAACCCAAATGCCGACACGTTTTGAAGTGCCTAAAGAAGGACGTAAAATTTTATCCGGTTGTTTTATTGAACTTGATGATACAACGGGAGCAGCAAAAAAAATTGAACCAATCGTTATCAATGATGATCGACCATTTGGCGGAGACTTTTAA